Proteins encoded together in one Pseudomonadota bacterium window:
- a CDS encoding site-specific DNA-methyltransferase, with protein MHEKLNDNFILKNGGYSNYEDTTNLPRHRWYYYKEGFSPTLVEKAIEQTGVARDDLIIDPFNGSGTTTLTASLLGHKSVGIEVNPFTSFLSDAKIKNAEISQLNRLENKLLKSVETGKPSPLLGFSTFSETEKLDKWLFNNDVLNSFEGGWKHTYSITGSNVRKLIRLALISAAMQNCNAKRDGKCLRYRDTWKKNRFDKESFLRALIQNLSNIKSDIQENPIHIKSKILKGDCRNILKTSNELKNFKLCITSPPYLNTFDYTDIYRPELFLGKFIKSRQKLYDLRLETVRSHVQAKWQEPMIDDFGILYEKTMIHINKNKENLMSKYIPLMIQAYFEDMLNVLNLLKAKATKDSQIWFVVSNSAYAGLELPVDLIIGDIATKAGWYLKEIGVLRYVKKRKTKYSPDIKELRESVIILSSSKF; from the coding sequence ATGCACGAAAAACTAAACGATAATTTTATTCTTAAAAACGGTGGTTATTCAAATTACGAAGATACAACGAATTTACCAAGACATAGGTGGTATTATTACAAAGAGGGCTTTTCACCTACCTTAGTTGAGAAAGCAATTGAGCAAACGGGCGTGGCAAGAGACGATTTAATTATTGATCCGTTTAATGGCAGTGGCACAACAACTTTAACTGCATCGCTTCTTGGACACAAATCAGTAGGAATTGAGGTTAACCCCTTTACTTCATTTCTTTCAGATGCAAAAATCAAGAACGCAGAAATTTCCCAACTGAATAGATTGGAAAACAAATTATTGAAGTCTGTTGAAACAGGAAAACCCTCTCCTCTTTTGGGATTTTCAACCTTTTCTGAGACAGAAAAACTTGACAAATGGCTATTTAATAATGATGTCTTAAATTCTTTTGAAGGTGGTTGGAAACATACATATTCTATTACAGGATCAAATGTTCGCAAGTTGATTCGACTTGCATTAATTTCAGCAGCAATGCAAAATTGTAATGCTAAAAGAGATGGTAAATGCCTTCGCTATCGCGACACTTGGAAAAAAAACAGGTTTGATAAAGAGTCATTTCTTAGGGCATTGATACAAAATCTATCAAACATAAAGTCTGATATTCAAGAGAACCCCATTCACATAAAATCAAAAATTCTCAAAGGTGATTGCAGAAATATCTTGAAGACCTCAAATGAATTAAAGAACTTTAAACTTTGCATTACATCACCACCATATCTTAATACATTTGACTATACAGACATATACAGACCTGAACTGTTCTTAGGTAAGTTTATTAAAAGCAGACAAAAACTGTATGACTTAAGACTTGAAACAGTACGTTCTCATGTTCAGGCAAAGTGGCAGGAACCAATGATTGATGACTTTGGGATACTTTATGAAAAGACAATGATCCACATCAATAAAAATAAAGAAAATCTCATGAGCAAATATATTCCGCTGATGATTCAGGCTTACTTTGAAGACATGTTAAATGTTTTGAATTTATTAAAAGCTAAAGCAACAAAAGATTCTCAGATTTGGTTTGTCGTTTCTAATTCAGCTTATGCAGGGCTTGAATTGCCTGTAGATTTAATTATTGGCGACATTGCTACAAAAGCAGGCTGGTATTTAAAGGAAATTGGTGTTCTAAGATATGTAAAAAAACGTAAAACTAAATATAGTCCCGACATAAAAGAACTCAGAGAAAGCGTAATAATTTTATCTAGTTCTAAATTTTAA